A genome region from Flavobacterium sp. includes the following:
- a CDS encoding DUF1398 family protein, which translates to MFTIDQIKEAHAKVKSGADFPNYIQDLIILGVKGYDTFVNDGHVEYYGVNGYSVTSDEKYSPISIAVSVNKELFIEFLLKHQNGETDYLTFCNHAGQCGIAKWRVDIIEMTCTYFDSAENEILIEKIPS; encoded by the coding sequence ATGTTTACAATCGATCAAATCAAAGAAGCACATGCTAAAGTAAAAAGCGGAGCTGATTTTCCAAATTATATACAAGATTTAATTATTCTGGGTGTAAAAGGTTACGACACTTTTGTGAATGACGGACACGTTGAATATTATGGTGTAAATGGTTATTCTGTTACATCGGATGAAAAATACAGTCCAATTTCGATTGCAGTGAGCGTTAATAAAGAACTTTTTATTGAGTTTCTGTTAAAACATCAAAATGGAGAAACGGATTATCTTACTTTTTGCAATCACGCAGGTCAATGCGGAATCGCAAAATGGAGAGTCGATATTATTGAAATGACGTGTACTTATTTTGACAGTGCCGAAAACGAAATATTAATTGAAAAAATCCCAAGTTAA
- a CDS encoding ThuA domain-containing protein, whose protein sequence is MANFNQTSLAKKSILLMLFLACFSGFSQHKKDKPKFKVIAFYTAKNDQAHISFVHEANKFLPKLAEENHFVYDSTNNWDNLNAKFLANYQVVLFLDTRPETKEQRDAFQKYMENGGGFMGFHFSAFALNNSSYPQNWDWYHNTFLGSGEYGSNTWRPTSAVLRVENQHPVTKNLPKTFSSAPNEWYRWSNDLRKNPDIKILLAIDESSFPLGTGPKAHEIWHEGYYPVVWTNKKYKMLYVNMGHNDIDYEGGTNKTLSYTFENKTESKLILDALLWLGTSKK, encoded by the coding sequence ATGGCAAATTTTAATCAGACTTCATTAGCTAAAAAAAGTATTTTATTAATGCTTTTTTTAGCTTGTTTTTCAGGTTTTTCTCAGCATAAAAAAGACAAACCAAAATTTAAAGTAATTGCTTTTTATACTGCAAAAAACGATCAGGCACATATAAGTTTTGTACATGAAGCCAATAAGTTTCTTCCAAAACTGGCTGAAGAAAACCATTTTGTTTATGATTCTACCAACAACTGGGATAATCTTAACGCTAAATTTTTAGCCAATTATCAGGTCGTTTTGTTTTTAGATACAAGACCTGAAACAAAAGAACAGCGTGACGCTTTTCAAAAATATATGGAAAACGGCGGTGGTTTCATGGGGTTTCATTTTTCAGCATTTGCCTTAAACAATTCAAGTTATCCGCAAAACTGGGATTGGTACCACAATACATTTCTTGGTTCCGGCGAATATGGAAGCAATACCTGGAGGCCGACATCTGCCGTTTTGAGAGTTGAAAACCAGCATCCGGTAACAAAAAACCTTCCTAAAACTTTTTCATCAGCACCAAACGAATGGTACAGATGGAGCAACGATCTTAGAAAAAATCCTGATATAAAAATTCTTTTGGCAATCGACGAAAGCAGTTTTCCTTTAGGAACTGGACCAAAAGCACACGAAATTTGGCATGAAGGTTATTATCCTGTAGTTTGGACAAACAAAAAATACAAAATGCTGTACGTAAATATGGGACATAATGATATTGATTATGAAGGCGGAACTAATAAAACACTTTCTTATACTTTTGAAAATAAAACCGAAAGCAAACTCATTCTTGATGCGTTGCTTTGGTTAGGAACTTCTAAAAAATAA